Proteins encoded within one genomic window of Lactococcus garvieae:
- the rpsI gene encoding 30S ribosomal protein S9, producing the protein MAQVQYAGTGRRKNSVARVRLVPGTGKIVINKRDVEDYIPQAALRLVINQPFAATQTEGSYDTLVNVNGGGVSGQSGAIRHGIARALLEVDPDFRGALKRAGLLTRDARMVERKKAGLKKARKASQFSKR; encoded by the coding sequence CCGTAAAAATTCAGTTGCTCGTGTACGTCTCGTACCCGGCACAGGTAAAATCGTAATCAACAAACGTGATGTAGAAGACTACATCCCACAAGCAGCACTTCGCCTTGTTATCAACCAACCATTTGCAGCTACACAAACTGAAGGTAGCTACGACACACTCGTAAACGTAAACGGTGGTGGTGTATCAGGTCAATCAGGAGCTATCCGTCATGGTATCGCTCGTGCATTGCTTGAAGTGGATCCAGACTTCCGTGGTGCTTTGAAACGCGCTGGCTTGCTTACACGTGACGCTCGTATGGTTGAACGTAAAAAAGCTGGTCTTAAGAAAGCCCGTAAAGCTTCACAATTCTCAAAACGTTAA